Proteins encoded in a region of the Flammeovirga yaeyamensis genome:
- a CDS encoding polyprenyl synthetase family protein: MASFDLKEAGLLLANKLEEQRFGEAPETLYEPLRYILKIGGKRLRPALTLLGSYLFDDDFKKALSPAMGVEIFHNFTLMHDDIMDEAPLRRGQVTVHEKWNPNVAILSGDVMLVKAYEYIMQVDDKILRQAINLFNKCAAEVCEGQQFDMDFEERDTVGEEEYVEMIRLKTAVLIGFALRLGALIGGASDEQSLVVEEFGVNVGLGFQLKDDILDVYADPEKFGKQVGGDIISNKKTLMLINALQQAQGDDAKELNAWIEATDFDKSEKVKAVTDIYNRLGIKELATAKSNEYFDKGFAALDRLDVPEEKKQLLREFGVYLLNRDH, translated from the coding sequence ATGGCATCATTCGACTTAAAAGAGGCAGGTCTTTTACTTGCAAACAAACTAGAAGAACAACGTTTTGGTGAAGCACCCGAAACACTTTATGAACCCCTTCGCTATATTCTAAAAATAGGAGGTAAACGTTTGCGTCCTGCTTTAACCCTATTGGGATCATATCTTTTCGATGATGATTTCAAGAAAGCTTTATCACCTGCAATGGGCGTGGAGATTTTCCATAATTTTACCCTTATGCACGACGATATCATGGATGAGGCACCACTTCGAAGAGGACAGGTAACTGTTCACGAAAAGTGGAACCCAAATGTTGCAATTCTTTCTGGTGATGTGATGTTGGTGAAAGCCTACGAGTATATCATGCAAGTAGATGATAAGATCCTACGTCAAGCTATCAACCTTTTCAATAAATGTGCTGCAGAAGTCTGCGAAGGCCAGCAATTTGATATGGACTTTGAGGAAAGAGATACAGTTGGAGAGGAAGAATATGTAGAAATGATTCGCCTAAAAACGGCAGTACTCATTGGCTTTGCTTTACGTCTTGGTGCTTTAATCGGAGGTGCTTCTGATGAACAATCTTTAGTGGTGGAAGAGTTCGGTGTAAATGTTGGTTTAGGTTTCCAACTGAAAGATGATATCCTAGATGTTTATGCTGATCCAGAAAAGTTCGGTAAACAAGTAGGAGGAGATATCATTTCCAACAAAAAGACTTTGATGTTGATTAATGCTTTACAGCAAGCACAAGGCGATGATGCAAAAGAACTAAATGCTTGGATTGAAGCAACTGATTTCGATAAATCTGAAAAGGTGAAAGCAGTGACTGATATCTACAATAGATTAGGCATTAAAGAATTAGCTACAGCAAAATCCAACGAATATTTTGATAAAGGATTTGCAGCTTTAGATCGCTTAGATGTTCCTGAAGAAAAGAAACAATTATTGAGAGAATTTGGAGTGTATCTTTTGAATAGAGATCATTAA